The Cryptococcus neoformans var. neoformans B-3501A chromosome 7, whole genome shotgun sequence genome window below encodes:
- a CDS encoding hypothetical protein (HMMPfam hit to Fork_head, Fork head domain, score: 145.8, E(): 9.2e-41) — MEAHRAAHPESIGVSRPRYPGIPLLRMKPPSPQRKNSWDLHSSGSLSSSRASTPPSASSFHAPDPGVEGIPDGPRPLTRPQAPLAFLMGQAILSSSRGGLSLGHIYRWIETAYPFFAADTAGWRNSVRHTLSTNKVFEKTDRTTDYPSGKGGIWTIKKGEEWRWDGVETFTRTFQADSERVKSRNRTPSQTSETSTSSAAVIEPHSGPEPGTEGIPEGPRPLARPQAPLAFLMGQAILSSSFGGLSLEHIYRWIETAYPFFATDTAGWRNSVRHTLSIHKMFAKVERTDKYPRGKGCIWTIVKGEECHWGENETFTKNFPPGHPHYALCRQTVWDKERKGEGKKGGKRKKRLSDEDSELNSVPESGRMALIESISPKVRSAHPLSNVPLPTDVPSVTSMHEKRPSLPPLRSFSGPTLPPLSSFNLQSDSSFKGVHRRSESLHSLHSRKYSSEFELPPIKRFRVSETLPSIDSPAFSASHDIRPTLPPIRDHLAREQTSASGSVASPPPYLPPIPFGANVASLYERTSLYPQKQISYERYSSSLDDDTPNDVYQYNKFDAAFGKANERMQVVEVDGIGEVREDMGRRKPWNGFRFWVP; from the exons ATGGAGGCTCACAGAGCGGCACATCCTGAGAGCATCGGCGTCTCTCGCCCTCGCTATCC TGGCATACCTCTGCTACGAATGAAGCCACCTTCGCCGCAAAGGAAGAATAGCTGGGATCTGCACTCCAGCGGAagtctctcctcttctcgtgCCTCTACTCCCCCCTCAGCATCCTCCTTTCATGCGCCTGACCCAGGTGTAGAAGGTATCCCTGATGGTCCTCGTCCTCTCACTCGACCGCAAGCACCTCTAGCCTTCCTTATGGGCCAGGCTATCCTCAGTTCATCCCGAGGTGGCTTGTCGCTCGGCCACATATATAGATGGATTGAAACTGCCTATCCTTTCTTCGCTGCCGATACTGCGGGATGGCGCAATTCGGTCAGACACACATTGTCCACAAACAAGGTGTTTGAAAAGACAGATCGCACCACAGACTACCCATCAGGAAAAGGGGGTATTTGGACAATCAAGAAGGGCGAAGAGTGGCGCTGGGACGGAGTGGAGACCTTTACCAGGACATTTCAGGCTGATTCAGAAAGGGTAAAGTCCAGAAATAGGACTCCGTCACAGACAAGCGAGACATCCACGTCCTCAGCGGCGGTAATAGAGCCCCATAGTGGCCCCGAACCTGGCACTGAAGGTATCCCAGAAGGTCCACGTCCTCTTGCACGTCCTCAAGCACCATTGGCATTCCTCATGGGTCAAGCCATCCTTAGCTCTTCCTTTGGCGGTCTATCTTTAGAGCACATCTATCGCTGGATTGAGACTGCTTATCCATTTTTCGCCACCGATACAGCTGGATGGCGAAACTCTGTAAGACATACCCTATCTATACACAAGATGTTCGCCAAGGTTGAAAGGACCGACAAATACCCTCGAGGGAAGGGATGCATCTGGACGATTGTTAAGGGCGAAGAATGTCATTGGGGAGAAAATGAGACGTTTACCAAGAATTTCCCACCGGGGCACCCACATTATGCCTTATGTCGACAGACTGTTTGGGATAAGGAacgaaaaggagaaggaaagaaggggggaaagagaaagaagagattaTCGGATGAGGACAGCGAGCTTAAC TCGGTCCCCGAAAGTGGCCGTATGGCCCTTATTGAATCAATTAGCCCCAAGGTGCGAAGCGCGCATCCCCTCAGTAACGTCCCTCTCCCCACAGATGTCCCATCTGTCACGAGCATGCACGAGAAACGGCCGTCACTCCCTCCTTTACGCAGTTTCTCGGGTCCTACACTGCCGccactttcttctttcaatcTCCAATCCGACTCTAGCTTTAAAGGTGTTCACCGGCGCTCCGAGTCGCTTCATTCTCTTCACTCTCGTAAATACTCATCCGAATTTGAACTTCCACCAATTAAGCGCTTCCGCGTAAGCGAAACCCTTCCTTCTATCGATTCACCCGCTTTTTCGGCATCCCATGATATCAGAcccacccttcctccaatCCGCGATCACCTTGCTCGAGAGCAGACATCTGCCTCCGGATCGGTTGCGTCCCCACCACCTTACCTCCCTCCCATTCCTTTTGGCGCAAATGTCGCTTCGCTTTATGAACGTACCTCTCTCTACCCTCAAAAGCAGATATCCTATGAACGATACTCTAGCtctttggatgatgacaCTCCAAACGATGTGTACCAATATAACAAATTTGATGCAGCTTTTGGAAAGGCGAATGAGAGAATGCAAGTGGTAGAGGTTGACGGAATAGGGGAAGTTAGGGAAGACATGGGACGAAGGAAGCCTTGGAATGGGTTCAGATTTTGGGTACCTTGA